In a single window of the Geotrypetes seraphini chromosome 11, aGeoSer1.1, whole genome shotgun sequence genome:
- the LOC117345728 gene encoding BPI fold-containing family C protein-like → MSKISCFVLLVMGLAFSHCANPGMQLRISDKGLNHANKVLKKVVENQVKALSLPNISGEEDIKGKLTYEVSKIKVEEYQIIDSSLTFVPNVGVQMNIINSKAIVDSTWSVKHWVIKATEKTAIEISGASIVVVFKISKTDTGSPLLSLHSCHADIQKVSIKSNKAIKLMQEKFEKGKLEDYVRELLNSKICSAVTEESKKWADFVNAFPVQHEIDQYTEIDYQLVNPPVFTDRYADVEMKGTFYALNHRTEPAFAPKPFTFSDAKDFMLACGVSDYALNTLSEAYFSANALKITFTEEQINHVLKELYGVSQNVSEARGSLRATKAPVVTLKPQNMTVELAGQIKIAFKEAEKHTSSEFTVDIASSISANMSISEENSKVTITGDLTLNSLALQVTSEDKTQASKFAEVEKSVKSFIETQFMAQLNGELKHGISFSNPNFIILNNLHFYTHEGFIQINTDIGRL, encoded by the exons ATGTCGAAGATTTCCTGTTTCGTCCTTCTTGTCATGGGACTTGCCTTCTCTCATTGTGCCAATCCTGGAATGCAATTAAGGATATCTGACAAGGGGCTAAACCATG CTAATAAAGTTTTAAAGAAGGTTGTGGAAAATCAAGTAAAAGCTCTTTCGCTCCCAAATATAAGTGGTGAAGAAGATATCAAAGGAAAACTGACATATGAAGTCTCAAA aaTAAAAGTAGAAGAATACCAAATTATCGACAGCTCACTGACCTTTGTACCCAATGTCGGTGTTCAGATGAACATAATAAATAGTAAAGCAATTGTTGACAGCACTTGGAGCGTGAAACACTGGGTTAT CAAAGCCACAGAAAAAACGGCGATAGAGATATCTGGAGCATCTATCGTGGTGGTCTTCAAAATTTCAAAGACTGATACAGGGTCTCCATTATTATCCCTGCACAGTTGTCACGCTGACATCCAGAAGGTCTCGATCAAGTCAAATAAAGCAATAAA ATTGATGCAGGAAAAGTTTGAAAAAGGGAAGCTAGAAGATTACGTCCGCGAGCTTCTGAACTCAAAG ATATGCTCAGCTGTGACGGAAGAGTCCAAGAAATGGGCAGACTTTGTCAACGCTTTCCCTG TCCAGCACGAGATCGACCAATACACTGAAATAGATTATCAACTAGTGAATCCACCAGTGTTCACAGACAGATATGCTGACGTGGAAATGAAG GGAACATTCTACGCACTTAACCATCGCACCGAACCTGCTTTTGCCCCAAAGCCTTTCACCTTCTCAGATGCAAAGGATTTCATGCTGGCCTGTGGAGTCTCTGACTATGCTTTGAACACTCTATCAGAAGCCTATTTTAGTGCTAATGCCTTAAAAATTACCTTCACAGAAGAACAG ATTAATCACGTGCTTAAAGAGCTGTATGGA GTGTCTCAGAATGTATCTGAAGCAAGGGGCAGCTTAAGAGCCACAAAAGCTCCAGTGGTCACTCTGAAACCACAGAACATGACCGTGGAACTTGCTGGTCAAATTAAGATAGCCTTTAAGGAAGCCGAAAAGCATACTTCCTCTGAGTTCACTGTTGATATT GCAAGCAGTATCAGTGCTAACATGTCCAtttcagaagaaaactccaaggTGACCATAACCGGTGATTTAACTTTGAACAG TCTCGCACTACAAGTCACGTCTGAAGACAAGACCCAGGCCTCCAAG TTTGCAGAAGTTGAGAAATCTGTGAAGTCTTTCATCGAAACACAATTTATGGCACAGTTAAATg